One Enterococcus silesiacus genomic window carries:
- a CDS encoding preprotein translocase subunit SecG, with product MYNFILTLVIILSVVMVIAVMMQPSKQNSAASAFTGGADKLFGKQKARGFEAVMQRATAIIGAVWMLLLFILVLLSSK from the coding sequence ATGTATAATTTTATTTTAACACTTGTGATCATCCTTTCAGTAGTGATGGTTATTGCCGTTATGATGCAGCCAAGTAAACAAAACAGTGCAGCAAGTGCATTTACAGGTGGCGCAGATAAACTTTTCGGTAAACAAAAAGCACGCGGATTTGAAGCTGTTATGCAACGTGCAACAGCAATTATTGGTGCTGTTTGGATGTTACTATTATTTATTTTAGTATTATTATCATCAAAGTAA
- a CDS encoding GNAT family acetyltransferase — MEIKEEKNRFVLLNDDDQEIGEMTWSNAGDHMMIIDHTFVDPTYRGQKLAEKLVYNGVEKARREGKKIIPLCPFAKKEFDTKSEYSDVLRT, encoded by the coding sequence ATGGAAATCAAAGAAGAAAAAAATCGTTTTGTGTTATTAAACGATGACGACCAAGAAATTGGTGAAATGACTTGGTCCAACGCAGGAGATCACATGATGATTATCGATCATACATTTGTTGATCCGACCTACAGAGGGCAAAAATTAGCAGAAAAACTAGTCTATAACGGTGTAGAAAAAGCCCGTCGTGAAGGGAAAAAGATAATTCCACTATGCCCCTTTGCCAAAAAAGAATTTGATACAAAATCTGAATATAGTGATGTATTAAGAACGTGA
- a CDS encoding cobalt ABC transporter ATP-binding protein: MKHLIKLVITVITGILALLFEFIFNQSAVAYGIIIITGSVMALSMLVEMVKTLKSGRYGVDILAITAIVATLAVGEYWASLMILIMLTGGDSLEDYAAKKANKELKSLLDNSPQKAHQLVEGNLIDIAVEKVIVSDQLVVKPGEIIPVDGRVVSGTSTVDESSLTGESRPVNKNVDDLVMSGSINGDNSLTMRAEKTAANSQYQTIVKLVKESEAQPARFVRMADRYAVPFTITAYVIAGVAWFISKDPTRFAEVLVVASPCPLILAAPIALVAGMSRSSRNGIVVKTGTTLEKMASAKSIAFDKTGTITKGELSVDKIVPANGFSADQLELLAASAEQESSHILARSLVAHFSSAQSLKNVSELEEITGSGVKATIEGKVVRVGKPAFVSPKKIEDTVDQTAVYVSEDEQFLGYITFNDSIRPEAKKTMDQLQTLHVNHLLMLTGDHQKVADDIAKEVGITEVYAECLPQDKINVLKKIVNADRPVIMVGDGVNDAPSLAIADVGIAMGARGATAASETADAVILKDDLEKVSTAVAISKDTMKIAKQSVLIGILICTILMLIASTGIIPALLGAILQEVVDTVSILSSLRAKND, from the coding sequence ATGAAGCATTTAATCAAATTGGTGATTACTGTCATAACAGGAATTTTAGCATTATTATTTGAATTTATTTTTAATCAATCGGCTGTTGCCTACGGGATCATCATTATCACTGGTTCGGTTATGGCGTTGTCGATGTTGGTAGAAATGGTGAAAACATTGAAATCAGGTAGATACGGTGTTGATATTTTAGCAATCACAGCAATCGTTGCAACCTTGGCTGTCGGGGAATACTGGGCGAGTTTAATGATTTTGATTATGTTGACTGGTGGCGATTCGCTTGAAGATTATGCAGCTAAAAAAGCCAATAAAGAATTAAAATCACTACTTGATAATTCACCGCAAAAAGCCCATCAGCTAGTTGAGGGAAATCTGATCGACATTGCGGTGGAAAAAGTTATTGTTAGCGATCAGCTAGTTGTCAAACCGGGAGAAATAATCCCAGTCGATGGTCGTGTCGTTAGTGGTACATCAACTGTTGACGAATCATCTTTGACTGGTGAATCTCGTCCTGTCAATAAAAATGTAGACGATTTAGTCATGTCTGGTTCGATCAATGGTGACAATTCGTTAACGATGAGGGCTGAAAAAACGGCGGCAAATAGTCAGTATCAAACAATCGTTAAGCTTGTGAAAGAATCAGAAGCACAGCCTGCCCGTTTTGTTCGGATGGCTGATCGATACGCGGTGCCATTTACAATTACAGCTTATGTCATTGCAGGTGTTGCTTGGTTTATTTCAAAGGACCCAACCCGGTTTGCTGAGGTTTTAGTTGTAGCTTCCCCATGTCCGTTGATATTGGCGGCACCGATTGCTTTAGTTGCTGGTATGAGCCGTTCAAGTCGAAATGGAATCGTTGTAAAGACAGGAACTACTTTAGAAAAAATGGCGAGTGCTAAATCAATTGCCTTTGACAAGACTGGAACCATCACTAAAGGAGAATTATCAGTGGATAAGATTGTTCCTGCTAATGGTTTTTCAGCCGATCAGTTAGAACTTTTAGCGGCAAGTGCTGAACAAGAATCTAGCCATATATTGGCACGTTCTCTGGTAGCTCATTTTTCATCAGCACAAAGCTTGAAAAATGTGTCAGAATTAGAAGAAATAACAGGATCCGGCGTAAAAGCAACGATTGAAGGAAAAGTAGTTCGTGTCGGGAAACCAGCATTTGTGTCACCAAAAAAAATTGAAGATACAGTGGACCAAACTGCTGTATATGTTTCCGAAGATGAACAATTTCTAGGCTATATCACTTTTAATGATAGCATTCGTCCAGAAGCAAAGAAAACAATGGATCAATTGCAAACATTGCATGTAAATCACTTATTGATGTTGACTGGAGATCATCAAAAAGTTGCCGATGATATCGCAAAAGAAGTCGGCATCACGGAAGTCTATGCAGAGTGCTTACCTCAAGACAAAATTAATGTATTAAAGAAAATAGTTAATGCTGATCGTCCTGTGATAATGGTCGGGGATGGAGTAAACGATGCACCTTCTTTGGCAATTGCAGATGTGGGAATCGCAATGGGGGCTCGCGGAGCTACTGCAGCAAGTGAGACGGCTGATGCTGTGATCTTAAAAGATGACTTAGAAAAAGTTAGTACGGCAGTGGCTATTTCTAAAGACACAATGAAAATCGCTAAACAATCTGTGTTGATCGGTATTCTGATTTGTACGATCTTGATGTTGATCGCTAGCACAGGGATTATTCCAGCCTTATTAGGTGCGATTTTACAAGAAGTGGTGGATACTGTCTCTATTCTTTCTTCGTTACGAGCTAAAAATGATTAA
- a CDS encoding magnesium-transporting ATPase produces the protein MKKLFRKKRDIDNEEFLSSEEKAQTINNNDIRIPANITGLSDREVEQLYAEGKYNKEVEDLSRTTKQIILDNSLTLFNFINLFLAVAVFAVGYPKNALFFWIIIINTAIGVIQEIHAKKTIDKLSIVNKTEVTALREGRLVKIFQDEIVLGDVLVLTLGNQVPSDGIVLQADGMEVDESLLTGESDKITKQNGDKIMSGSFITSGLGFVKISAVGEDNFVSKLSKEAKTEKQSTSELMNSLNLLIKGLTFAIVPIGLLLFWSQYQSTQSFPKTVLGVSGALISMIPEGLMLLTSVAFAVGAANLARKKTLIQRLSCIETLARVDTICLDKTGTITDGTLTFKELIPQAGFPASEVERAMGEMMLGLSDQNATAKVLRTRFPLSQSTWKVKEVIPFSSDRKWSGVTFEEKGSFVMGAPEFIYSKVPEDLQEKLAPYNEQGDRVLILVHFPEELKSPELPSKKETVGIFIIADTIRENAVDTFSYFSKQDVTLKVISGDNPITVSQIAKQAGIDGAENFVDMSTISDSANFNELVENTTVFGRVTPYQKRELIQALKQNGHTTCMTGDGVNDILSLREADVSVAMASGSDAARAVSDVVLLNSDFSSMIQVLNEGRRVINNIERVASMYMVKTIYSAILAVSFIFLFLPYPFAPLQLTPINTLTVGIPSFILALEPNYQRIKGHFLTNILKISVPGALTVVFNILVLQIAGIWFDLSHQEVSTMCVLLTGCVGFQVLLRAARPLDLKKQIMIGLLLVAFLVCFLFFGEFFMLTSLFTRNVFFYLPLILGSRSIFNYISLFMTRAVYEVEKRQENRTVKKKKRVI, from the coding sequence ATGAAAAAATTATTCAGGAAAAAAAGAGATATCGATAATGAGGAGTTTCTTTCATCTGAAGAAAAAGCACAAACGATAAATAATAATGATATTAGGATACCAGCTAATATCACTGGCTTATCTGATAGAGAGGTAGAACAGCTTTACGCAGAAGGAAAATACAACAAAGAAGTAGAAGATTTGTCTAGAACAACAAAACAGATTATTCTAGATAACTCACTAACTTTGTTCAATTTTATCAATTTATTTCTGGCAGTTGCAGTTTTTGCTGTAGGATATCCGAAGAATGCACTATTTTTTTGGATCATCATCATTAATACAGCAATTGGTGTGATTCAAGAAATACATGCTAAAAAAACGATCGATAAATTATCAATTGTCAATAAAACAGAAGTTACTGCACTGCGAGAAGGGCGGTTAGTAAAGATTTTTCAAGATGAGATCGTTTTAGGGGATGTCTTAGTCTTGACCTTGGGCAATCAAGTGCCATCTGATGGAATTGTACTGCAAGCTGATGGGATGGAGGTTGACGAGTCTTTACTAACGGGAGAATCTGATAAAATCACAAAGCAAAATGGTGATAAAATCATGAGCGGTAGTTTTATCACATCAGGCTTAGGCTTTGTTAAAATCTCTGCTGTTGGAGAAGATAATTTTGTTTCTAAGCTGTCAAAAGAAGCAAAAACAGAAAAGCAATCAACCTCTGAATTAATGAATTCTCTGAATCTGTTAATAAAAGGACTAACGTTTGCGATTGTCCCAATTGGTTTACTATTGTTTTGGTCACAATACCAATCGACACAGTCGTTTCCTAAAACAGTTTTAGGTGTTTCTGGTGCCTTGATTAGTATGATTCCAGAAGGACTAATGTTATTGACTAGTGTGGCATTTGCCGTTGGTGCAGCAAACCTAGCTAGAAAAAAAACATTGATCCAACGCCTGTCTTGTATTGAAACGCTTGCTCGAGTCGATACGATTTGCTTAGATAAAACTGGAACGATCACTGACGGCACTTTAACTTTTAAAGAATTGATTCCACAAGCTGGTTTTCCAGCAAGTGAAGTTGAACGTGCGATGGGTGAAATGATGCTAGGCTTGTCTGATCAAAATGCGACAGCAAAAGTTCTTAGAACAAGGTTTCCATTGTCCCAATCTACTTGGAAAGTCAAAGAAGTGATTCCTTTTTCTTCTGATCGAAAGTGGAGTGGGGTGACGTTTGAAGAAAAAGGCTCATTTGTCATGGGGGCGCCTGAATTTATATATTCTAAAGTTCCAGAAGACTTACAAGAAAAGTTGGCGCCATACAATGAGCAAGGAGACCGTGTCCTGATTTTAGTTCATTTTCCAGAAGAATTAAAAAGTCCTGAATTACCCTCAAAAAAAGAAACGGTTGGGATTTTCATTATTGCCGATACGATTCGAGAAAATGCAGTGGATACCTTTTCTTATTTTTCCAAACAAGATGTAACCCTAAAAGTTATTTCTGGTGATAATCCCATAACTGTGTCTCAAATCGCCAAACAAGCCGGCATAGATGGTGCTGAAAATTTTGTTGATATGAGCACTATTTCTGATTCAGCAAACTTTAATGAATTAGTAGAAAATACGACTGTTTTTGGCCGAGTAACTCCCTACCAAAAAAGAGAGTTGATCCAAGCACTGAAACAAAATGGTCATACGACTTGTATGACGGGTGACGGTGTCAACGATATTCTTTCCTTGAGAGAAGCGGATGTCAGTGTAGCCATGGCCAGTGGCAGTGATGCTGCCCGTGCGGTGTCGGATGTTGTTTTGCTGAATTCTGATTTCAGTTCAATGATTCAAGTATTAAATGAGGGGCGTAGAGTCATCAATAATATTGAGCGTGTTGCTTCAATGTATATGGTAAAAACAATCTATTCAGCTATTTTGGCTGTAAGCTTTATCTTTTTATTCTTACCCTATCCCTTTGCCCCGTTGCAGTTAACACCAATCAATACCTTAACAGTCGGAATACCTTCCTTTATTTTGGCGCTAGAGCCTAATTATCAACGAATCAAGGGTCATTTTTTAACCAATATATTGAAAATTTCAGTTCCTGGTGCTTTAACGGTTGTGTTTAATATTTTAGTGCTGCAAATTGCTGGTATTTGGTTTGATCTATCGCATCAAGAAGTCTCTACAATGTGCGTGTTACTTACAGGCTGTGTCGGATTTCAAGTGTTACTTCGAGCAGCTCGACCGTTGGATTTAAAAAAACAGATCATGATTGGTCTTTTACTAGTCGCTTTTCTAGTTTGTTTCCTATTTTTCGGTGAGTTCTTTATGCTAACGTCATTGTTTACCCGAAATGTTTTCTTTTATCTACCATTGATTCTAGGTAGTCGCTCTATCTTTAACTATATCTCACTCTTTATGACAAGAGCAGTCTATGAAGTTGAAAAAAGACAAGAAAATAGAACAGTCAAAAAGAAGAAGCGCGTGATTTAA
- a CDS encoding NAD(+) synthetase, which yields MESLQQAIIEELGVKPQIDPQEEIRKSVDFMKNYLYKYPFLKTFVLGISGGQDSTLAGRLAQLTMEEMRQETKDDEYQFIAVRLPYGEQVDEADAKKALDFIQPDVSLRVNIKPAIDAGVLSLEESGVSINNFNKGNMKARQRMIVQYAIAGAKAGAVIGTDHAAENITGFYTKYGDGGADILPLYRLNKRQGKALLKELGSPAELYTKIPTADLEDDKPLLADEVALGVTYDDIDDYVEGKKVSEPAKETIEGWYKKTQHKRHMPISIFDDFWK from the coding sequence ATGGAGTCACTGCAACAGGCAATTATTGAAGAATTAGGTGTCAAACCACAAATCGATCCGCAAGAAGAAATTCGAAAAAGTGTTGATTTTATGAAAAATTACTTATATAAATATCCATTTTTAAAAACCTTTGTACTTGGTATTAGTGGCGGTCAGGATTCCACTTTAGCTGGACGACTGGCTCAGCTAACAATGGAGGAAATGCGTCAGGAAACGAAAGATGATGAGTATCAGTTTATTGCTGTGCGTTTGCCTTACGGTGAACAGGTGGATGAAGCGGATGCTAAAAAAGCCCTAGATTTTATTCAGCCGGATGTTTCTTTACGAGTTAATATCAAACCTGCTATCGATGCAGGTGTTCTTTCACTTGAGGAGTCTGGTGTTTCGATTAATAATTTCAATAAAGGCAATATGAAGGCACGGCAACGGATGATCGTTCAATATGCGATTGCTGGAGCAAAAGCAGGCGCTGTGATTGGAACGGATCACGCTGCTGAAAATATTACTGGTTTTTATACAAAATATGGAGACGGTGGTGCTGATATTTTACCGTTATATCGCTTAAATAAGCGTCAAGGAAAAGCCTTATTGAAAGAATTGGGCTCACCTGCTGAATTGTATACAAAGATCCCAACTGCTGATTTAGAAGATGATAAACCATTGTTGGCAGATGAAGTTGCGCTTGGTGTGACCTATGATGATATCGATGACTATGTTGAAGGGAAAAAAGTATCTGAACCAGCAAAGGAAACGATTGAAGGTTGGTATAAAAAGACCCAACATAAACGCCATATGCCGATTTCCATTTTTGATGACTTCTGGAAGTAA
- a CDS encoding nicotinate phosphoribosyltransferase (catalyzes the formation of 5-phospho-alpha-D-ribose 1-diphosphate and nicotinate from nicotinate D-ribonucleotide and diphosphate), which translates to MKKVYKDDSLTLHTDLYQINMMQTYWKLGRADLHSVFECYFREMPFNHGYAIFAGLERLVDYLENLTFTDTDIAYLREVENYPEDFLTYLKEFEFKCTVRSALEGDLVFNNEPLIQVEGPLAQCQLIETALLNMVNFQTLIATKAARIKSVIGDDPLMEFGTRRAQELDAAVWGTRAAYIGGADATSNVRAGKVFGIPVSGTHAHSLVQSYGNDYDAFTAYAQTHKDCVFLVDTYDTLKSGVPGAIRVAKEMGDKINFLGVRLDSGDMAYISKRVREQLDEAGYTEAKIYASNDLDENTILSLKMQKAKIDVWGVGTKLITAYDQPALGAVFKLVSIEDKDGQMKDTIKLSSNAEKVTTPGKKQVWRITRKSDKKSEGDYVTLWDEDPRKQEEIYMFHPVHTFINKTVRDFEARAVLQDIFVEGKRVYEMPTLKEIKSYAKENLDSLWEEYKRDLNPQKYPVDLSTECWNHKMRLLEKVRVDVKALSEGK; encoded by the coding sequence ATGAAAAAAGTATACAAGGATGATAGTTTAACATTACATACGGATTTATACCAAATCAACATGATGCAGACGTATTGGAAATTAGGAAGGGCCGATTTACATTCTGTTTTTGAATGTTATTTTCGAGAGATGCCTTTTAATCATGGCTATGCTATTTTTGCTGGTTTAGAGCGGTTGGTCGATTATTTAGAGAATTTAACATTTACAGATACGGATATTGCCTATCTGAGAGAAGTAGAAAACTACCCAGAGGATTTTTTGACTTACTTAAAAGAGTTTGAATTTAAATGTACTGTTCGTTCTGCTTTAGAAGGGGACTTAGTTTTTAATAATGAACCGTTGATCCAGGTAGAAGGTCCTTTAGCGCAATGTCAGCTGATCGAAACGGCTCTGTTGAATATGGTCAATTTCCAAACCCTAATTGCAACAAAAGCGGCACGAATCAAATCTGTCATTGGAGATGATCCTTTGATGGAATTTGGAACTCGTCGTGCCCAAGAATTGGATGCGGCTGTTTGGGGCACTCGGGCAGCATACATTGGCGGAGCTGATGCGACAAGTAATGTTCGAGCTGGTAAAGTTTTCGGTATTCCAGTTAGCGGAACGCATGCACATTCATTAGTACAGTCATATGGAAATGATTATGATGCTTTTACAGCATATGCACAAACGCATAAGGATTGTGTCTTTTTAGTTGATACCTATGACACCTTGAAATCTGGAGTACCAGGAGCAATCCGGGTAGCGAAGGAAATGGGCGATAAAATCAATTTCCTCGGTGTACGTCTTGATAGTGGCGATATGGCGTATATTTCAAAACGAGTGCGTGAACAATTAGACGAAGCGGGATACACCGAAGCTAAAATCTACGCCTCAAATGACCTAGACGAAAATACGATTTTAAGTTTAAAAATGCAAAAAGCTAAAATCGACGTTTGGGGTGTTGGAACGAAATTGATCACGGCCTATGATCAACCGGCTTTAGGGGCTGTGTTTAAATTAGTTTCGATCGAAGATAAAGATGGTCAGATGAAAGATACCATCAAACTTTCTAGCAATGCCGAAAAAGTTACAACACCTGGGAAAAAACAAGTATGGCGCATCACACGTAAATCAGATAAGAAATCTGAAGGTGATTATGTGACACTGTGGGATGAAGATCCTCGCAAACAAGAGGAGATTTATATGTTCCATCCAGTGCATACATTTATCAATAAAACAGTCAGAGATTTTGAAGCTAGAGCGGTGTTACAAGATATTTTTGTTGAAGGAAAACGAGTGTATGAAATGCCAACTTTAAAAGAAATCAAAAGCTACGCAAAAGAAAATCTTGATTCACTTTGGGAAGAGTATAAACGTGATCTTAATCCGCAAAAATACCCAGTCGATCTATCAACTGAGTGTTGGAATCATAAAATGCGTTTACTTGAAAAAGTTCGTGTGGATGTCAAAGCATTAAGTGAAGGCAAATAG
- a CDS encoding teichoic acid glycosylation protein, producing MKELFHKYKEVISYLVFGVATTIVNIVIFFVCKDVLGIDYKISNAIGWFLSVLFAFFTNKYFVFASNHEDMGSFIREMLLFYWYRVLSFVVDMALMVLMIEVMHISDFWAKMVTQVAVVVLNYFFSKFFIFKKKAS from the coding sequence TTGAAAGAATTATTTCATAAATATAAAGAAGTGATTTCTTATTTAGTTTTTGGTGTGGCAACAACGATTGTTAATATAGTGATTTTCTTTGTTTGTAAGGATGTATTAGGAATCGACTATAAAATAAGTAATGCAATCGGTTGGTTTTTATCAGTATTGTTTGCATTCTTTACTAATAAATATTTTGTATTTGCCAGCAATCATGAAGATATGGGCTCTTTTATTAGAGAGATGTTGCTGTTTTACTGGTACCGAGTACTATCATTTGTCGTTGACATGGCATTGATGGTTTTAATGATAGAAGTGATGCATATCTCCGATTTTTGGGCAAAAATGGTAACACAAGTTGCAGTAGTTGTATTGAATTACTTTTTCAGTAAATTTTTTATTTTCAAGAAAAAAGCATCTTAA
- a CDS encoding MerR family transcriptional regulator: MEYTIKKIAELSGISTRTLRYYDEIDLLKPARINTSGYRIYGTKEIDKLQQILFYRSLDLKLEAIQKLLNTPNYDPKHVLQDHYRQLLDKRQQIDHLILTVEKTLRYQKGEITMTDKEKFVGLKQKKLQENEQQYGKEIREKYGEKMVEASNQKWLDLSEEDYSRMEAAEKEILEALKIVMNTKEYQSKEAETVFFKHKEWLQYTSPTYSVEMHKGLGQMYVGDERFAAYYDKRAGKSAAQTLNQIIQHFA; encoded by the coding sequence ATGGAATACACAATCAAAAAAATTGCTGAATTATCTGGCATCAGCACTCGAACATTGCGTTATTATGACGAAATCGATCTTTTAAAACCTGCGCGTATCAATACTTCTGGTTATCGCATTTATGGAACAAAGGAAATTGACAAGCTGCAGCAGATTCTTTTTTACCGTTCATTAGATTTGAAGCTAGAAGCGATCCAAAAACTACTAAATACACCAAACTATGATCCAAAACACGTGTTACAGGATCATTATCGTCAATTATTGGACAAACGTCAGCAGATCGATCATCTGATCCTCACTGTAGAAAAAACATTACGTTATCAAAAAGGAGAAATCACTATGACTGACAAAGAAAAATTTGTAGGACTAAAACAAAAAAAACTACAAGAAAATGAACAACAATATGGCAAAGAAATACGTGAAAAATATGGGGAGAAAATGGTGGAGGCATCTAATCAAAAGTGGCTGGATCTAAGTGAAGAAGACTATAGCAGAATGGAAGCCGCTGAAAAAGAAATACTTGAAGCATTAAAAATCGTGATGAACACCAAAGAATACCAATCGAAAGAAGCAGAAACCGTCTTTTTTAAGCATAAGGAATGGCTACAATACACTTCTCCCACCTATTCAGTTGAAATGCACAAAGGTCTGGGACAAATGTATGTTGGCGATGAACGATTTGCAGCTTACTATGATAAACGAGCAGGAAAATCTGCTGCTCAAACATTAAATCAAATTATTCAACATTTTGCATAA